Proteins encoded in a region of the Paenibacillus sp. W2I17 genome:
- a CDS encoding Glu/Leu/Phe/Val dehydrogenase, protein MSWFEAMEHHDYEELVLCQDRNSGLKAIIAIHDTTLGPALGGTRMWTYASEEAAIEDALRLARGMTYKNAVSGLNLGGGKTVIIGDPRRDKNEAMFRAFGRYIQGLNGRYITAEDVGTTEEDMNLIYQETDYVTGISASYGSSGNPSPATAWGVYRGIKAAAKEAFGTDLLEGKTIAVQGVGNVAMHLCKYLYEEGAHLIVTDIHKDSVKQAVDRFGATAVDPADITSVECDIYAPCALGGTINDDTLKTLKAKVVAGCANNQLLETRHGDQLYDMGIVYAPDYVINAGGVINIADELNGYNADRAWSKIGEIYSNLEKIFESSRTEGIATYVAADRLAERRIEQMKNTRSTFLQNGHHALSSRRLRK, encoded by the coding sequence ATGAGTTGGTTTGAAGCAATGGAGCATCACGATTATGAGGAACTGGTTCTGTGCCAGGATCGAAATTCAGGGTTAAAAGCAATTATCGCCATACACGACACAACACTCGGCCCTGCGCTGGGAGGCACACGGATGTGGACTTACGCTTCAGAAGAAGCAGCCATTGAAGATGCCCTGCGCCTTGCCCGTGGTATGACATATAAAAATGCGGTATCCGGACTGAATCTGGGCGGTGGCAAAACCGTTATTATCGGAGATCCAAGGCGTGACAAAAACGAAGCGATGTTTCGGGCGTTTGGACGATATATTCAAGGATTGAACGGACGTTATATCACAGCCGAAGATGTGGGAACAACGGAAGAGGACATGAACCTGATCTATCAGGAAACCGATTATGTGACAGGCATCTCGGCGAGTTATGGTTCATCCGGTAATCCGTCGCCTGCAACGGCTTGGGGTGTATATCGGGGGATCAAGGCAGCAGCCAAAGAAGCATTTGGTACCGATCTGCTGGAGGGTAAAACGATAGCGGTCCAAGGTGTTGGCAATGTGGCGATGCATCTGTGCAAATATCTGTATGAGGAAGGTGCACATCTGATCGTTACGGATATCCATAAGGACTCGGTGAAACAGGCTGTGGACCGCTTCGGCGCAACAGCAGTTGATCCCGCAGACATCACTAGTGTGGAGTGTGATATCTATGCACCATGTGCACTGGGCGGCACGATTAATGACGATACGCTCAAAACGCTCAAGGCGAAGGTTGTAGCGGGCTGTGCCAATAATCAGCTGCTGGAGACCCGTCATGGGGATCAGCTGTATGATATGGGTATCGTTTACGCGCCTGACTATGTTATCAATGCAGGTGGTGTAATTAACATTGCGGATGAGCTAAACGGTTATAATGCGGATCGAGCATGGAGCAAGATCGGAGAGATCTATTCCAATCTGGAGAAAATATTCGAAAGCTCACGTACCGAGGGCATCGCAACCTATGTTGCCGCAGATCGACTGGCTGAGCGACGGATCGAACAGATGAAGAATACGCGCAGTACATTCCTGCAGAATGGCCACCACGCGCTAAGTTCTCGAAGATTGCGTAAGTAA
- the cdaS gene encoding sporulation-specific diadenylate cyclase CdaS, with amino-acid sequence MMTRQADCDSSSMRQKLKADLHRVAERMNLTLSRFDNDSACLLGQFAEIRAEIKQIEVLASSFYLDCYLSPFTEKFAELTSSVQHLSDRRYGALIVIEREIPLESIIHSGVTVDARVTHALLESLFIPGAPLHDGAVLIRGNQIVSAGNVLPLSQAEVHERKIGTRHRAALGLSELTDAVVLVVSEETGQASFAVDGDLHPINVVETLP; translated from the coding sequence ATGATGACTCGGCAAGCAGACTGTGACAGTTCCTCGATGAGGCAGAAGCTTAAGGCAGACCTCCATCGTGTAGCAGAACGTATGAATCTGACGTTATCCCGATTTGACAATGACAGTGCCTGTCTGCTGGGGCAATTTGCAGAGATTCGAGCGGAGATCAAGCAGATCGAGGTGCTCGCCTCTTCGTTTTATCTGGATTGTTATCTGTCACCTTTTACCGAGAAGTTTGCCGAATTAACATCGAGCGTACAGCATCTATCTGACCGGAGATATGGGGCGTTGATTGTGATTGAACGGGAGATTCCGTTGGAGTCGATCATTCACTCAGGCGTGACTGTGGATGCAAGAGTGACGCATGCGTTGCTGGAATCGCTATTCATTCCTGGTGCGCCATTACATGACGGGGCTGTGTTGATTCGTGGCAATCAGATTGTATCCGCTGGTAATGTGCTGCCGTTGTCGCAAGCGGAAGTGCATGAACGAAAAATAGGCACTCGTCATCGGGCAGCACTGGGACTCAGTGAATTGACGGATGCGGTTGTATTGGTTGTCTCCGAGGAGACGGGACAGGCTTCATTTGCTGTAGATGGCGATTTGCATCCAATCAATGTGGTTGAGACGCTCCCTTAA
- a CDS encoding DUF6359 domain-containing protein, which produces MMATALLGPGSQSPVQAAAPLTVSQAIAAQSGGGTATVEGIIVGHATGSLTAKFTSPYANDFNVLIADSASERTNARLLDVQIPSSFRSQYGLASNPSLVGKKIIVTGTLGAYNSYAGVKNPTSITLSSGTTNPDPEPNPGTTLPDGTGKKVLFDNTHAQTAGAADWIIDGAFSDFANGLRNAGFAVDQLERSIPYTFGEQAITYNKLKDYDVFVIGEANVPFKATEQAALVQYVQNGGSIFFISDHYNADRNKNRWDSSEVFNGYRRGAFLNPAKGMSSAEAESPAMQSVTSSDWLATNFGVRFRYNALGDVNASDIVAPAQSFGITAGVNSVAMHAGSTIAIIDPNKAKGLVYVPSGVSKWGNAVDQGVYNGGGRAEGAYAAIAKVGAGKAAFIGDSSPVEDATPKYLREETGATKKTYDGFKEVDDATFLVNTVKWLAVKESYTSLAQVPGLTLDTATSLLPIEAPAASTEPQLEPWAAPAAGYKWYDPTTFKTGSYGKAQ; this is translated from the coding sequence ATGATGGCAACCGCACTGCTGGGGCCGGGTTCGCAAAGTCCGGTACAAGCTGCAGCACCACTTACGGTATCTCAGGCCATCGCTGCCCAGAGCGGTGGAGGAACAGCAACGGTTGAAGGAATCATTGTTGGACATGCTACCGGGTCACTTACCGCGAAGTTTACATCTCCCTATGCCAATGATTTTAATGTTCTGATTGCAGATTCAGCGTCAGAGCGGACCAACGCCAGATTATTGGATGTACAGATTCCCTCATCTTTCCGTTCGCAATATGGATTGGCGTCCAACCCCAGTCTTGTAGGCAAAAAGATCATCGTAACCGGAACCTTAGGTGCCTACAACAGCTATGCAGGAGTCAAAAACCCAACGTCCATCACACTTTCCTCCGGAACAACCAATCCTGATCCAGAACCGAACCCGGGCACAACACTGCCGGACGGTACCGGCAAGAAAGTATTGTTCGATAATACCCACGCCCAGACAGCAGGTGCTGCCGACTGGATTATTGATGGGGCATTTTCGGATTTTGCCAACGGTTTGCGAAACGCAGGCTTTGCCGTGGATCAGCTGGAACGCAGTATCCCGTATACATTCGGTGAGCAAGCCATCACCTATAATAAATTGAAAGATTACGACGTCTTTGTCATTGGCGAAGCCAACGTGCCGTTCAAAGCGACTGAGCAGGCTGCGCTGGTGCAGTACGTGCAGAACGGAGGAAGTATCTTCTTCATCTCCGACCACTATAATGCAGACCGCAACAAAAACCGCTGGGATTCTTCCGAAGTATTCAACGGTTATCGCCGCGGTGCCTTCCTGAATCCAGCCAAAGGCATGTCTTCGGCTGAAGCCGAATCACCAGCGATGCAGAGTGTGACGAGTTCAGACTGGCTCGCGACGAACTTTGGTGTCCGTTTCCGCTACAACGCCCTTGGAGATGTAAATGCATCGGATATCGTTGCACCTGCACAATCCTTCGGCATTACGGCTGGCGTCAATTCTGTAGCCATGCATGCGGGATCGACCATTGCGATTATAGACCCTAACAAGGCCAAAGGCTTGGTGTATGTACCAAGTGGTGTGTCCAAGTGGGGCAATGCCGTGGATCAGGGTGTATACAATGGTGGTGGACGAGCTGAAGGTGCTTATGCTGCCATTGCAAAGGTTGGTGCGGGCAAAGCCGCATTTATTGGCGACTCTTCCCCTGTGGAAGACGCTACTCCGAAATATTTGCGTGAAGAGACGGGTGCTACCAAGAAGACCTACGATGGATTCAAAGAAGTGGATGATGCAACTTTCCTTGTGAATACTGTGAAATGGCTCGCGGTCAAAGAGAGCTACACCAGTCTGGCACAAGTGCCAGGACTGACATTGGATACAGCCACAAGCCTGCTTCCGATCGAAGCTCCGGCTGCATCAACCGAGCCGCAACTTGAGCCGTGGGCTGCACCTGCGGCAGGGTACAAATGGTATGACCCGACTACATTTAAGACAGGTTCATACGGCAAAGCGCAATAA
- a CDS encoding GNAT family N-acetyltransferase, with the protein MQLETERLIIRDILETDWKSIHSYTSMTEVTQHTAWGPNTEEDTRAYVEFVLDMQQTKPREGYELAICLKSDGTLLGGVGIHVMEKTNAEIGYVLNPAYQGKGYAAEAASALLGFGFNELGIHRIYAKCRPHNTASENVMKKIGMQREGLLREHWFYKGSFHDSVIYSILASEYGTANGDPMLHM; encoded by the coding sequence ATGCAATTGGAGACCGAACGACTCATCATCAGGGATATTCTGGAGACAGACTGGAAAAGTATACATAGCTACACATCCATGACAGAAGTTACACAGCATACAGCGTGGGGGCCGAATACCGAAGAAGATACACGAGCTTATGTGGAATTTGTGTTGGACATGCAGCAGACAAAACCACGAGAAGGCTATGAACTGGCGATATGTTTGAAAAGTGATGGAACTCTCCTTGGCGGAGTAGGTATTCACGTGATGGAGAAAACCAATGCAGAGATCGGTTACGTCCTTAATCCCGCCTATCAAGGAAAAGGTTATGCCGCCGAAGCAGCCAGTGCTCTACTAGGCTTTGGCTTCAACGAACTGGGCATTCACCGGATTTACGCCAAATGTCGTCCGCACAACACAGCTTCGGAGAACGTCATGAAGAAGATCGGCATGCAGCGAGAAGGGCTATTACGGGAGCACTGGTTCTACAAAGGCTCCTTTCATGACTCTGTGATCTATTCGATTCTCGCCAGTGAATATGGCACGGCCAATGGAGACCCAATGCTACATATGTGA
- a CDS encoding Crp/Fnr family transcriptional regulator, with translation MGTVFVERTTQRTEQKQTEAGKMTRETGGILSFVTPEQWGLIEAKMQPKRVKSGYSLFLEGDEAGYLYYIRSGRVKMTKSTEDGKEIILSIQQSGDLIGEFGGVGGLNHSYSAEMAEKGELAIISLSDLESILSKHGDLALKFLQWMALSQRITQSRFRDLLLYGKAGALASTLIRASNSYGRVTPDGIVLDMKLNHTDLAEMIGATRESVTRMLGAWKEQGTLDMMDGKLMIRDLAALRCMCGCPTFPSCPVELCRL, from the coding sequence ATGGGTACAGTATTTGTAGAAAGAACAACCCAAAGAACAGAGCAGAAACAAACGGAGGCGGGCAAAATGACACGGGAAACAGGCGGAATCCTTTCGTTCGTTACACCTGAGCAATGGGGCCTGATTGAAGCAAAAATGCAGCCCAAACGGGTGAAGTCGGGGTATAGTCTCTTTCTCGAAGGCGATGAAGCCGGATATCTGTACTACATTCGTTCGGGACGAGTGAAAATGACCAAGTCGACGGAGGATGGCAAGGAAATTATTTTATCCATTCAGCAAAGCGGCGATCTCATCGGTGAATTCGGCGGCGTCGGCGGATTGAATCACAGCTACAGTGCAGAGATGGCGGAAAAAGGGGAACTGGCCATTATCTCGCTTAGCGATCTGGAAAGTATACTCAGCAAACATGGCGACCTTGCCTTGAAATTCTTGCAATGGATGGCACTGTCGCAACGGATCACCCAGTCGAGATTCCGTGATTTGCTGCTCTATGGCAAGGCGGGTGCGCTCGCTTCGACACTGATCCGTGCCAGCAATTCGTATGGCAGGGTTACACCGGATGGCATTGTGCTGGACATGAAGCTGAACCATACCGATCTTGCCGAGATGATTGGAGCTACCCGGGAGAGCGTAACGCGGATGCTGGGGGCATGGAAGGAACAAGGTACGCTGGATATGATGGACGGCAAACTGATGATTCGTGATCTTGCAGCCCTGCGCTGTATGTGTGGATGTCCTACATTCCCGAGCTGTCCGGTAGAGCTGTGCCGGTTGTAA
- a CDS encoding GAF domain-containing protein, producing MHDELPSGIQEMIDGLRLNTSSDFCGLACLNGTMLRWKYTSGASNERVKRMEMRPGQDLVGTALRTGRTARSDAQSTGEHTPGRCPLMLAERLVSAIAVPVFQEGSVPGAVLLVGSRLPCTFSSDMIRQTEQIALHLQPKVFG from the coding sequence ATGCATGATGAACTGCCATCTGGCATTCAGGAGATGATCGACGGCCTGCGCCTGAACACATCCAGCGACTTCTGTGGACTTGCCTGTCTGAACGGTACGATGCTACGCTGGAAGTATACCTCTGGGGCTAGTAATGAACGGGTGAAACGCATGGAAATGCGCCCCGGACAAGATCTGGTCGGCACAGCCCTTCGGACTGGACGCACAGCTCGATCTGATGCACAATCCACCGGGGAGCATACACCCGGTCGTTGCCCGTTAATGCTTGCTGAGCGGCTGGTAAGTGCCATAGCGGTACCTGTGTTCCAGGAAGGAAGCGTGCCTGGTGCCGTGCTGCTTGTTGGCAGCAGACTGCCTTGCACCTTCTCATCGGACATGATCCGGCAGACGGAGCAAATCGCTCTACATCTTCAGCCGAAGGTGTTTGGATAA
- a CDS encoding response regulator transcription factor, whose protein sequence is MIQLLVVDDHVVVRSGLIALLEGKNDIHIVGDAADGDEAIAKAQELKPDVVLMDFSMPPGKDGLTATAELKKLMPDVSILILTMHDDEEYLFRAIHAGASGYILKSAPHEELLAAIRSVAEGSAYLYPSATKRLMSEYLDKAKQENAGPYDTLSEREKEILSWIAKGYANKEIAEHLIISVKTVESHKSNLMEKLGLRTRPELVKFAMKKGLLNFE, encoded by the coding sequence GTGATTCAACTATTAGTTGTAGACGACCATGTTGTCGTGCGTTCCGGGCTGATCGCCTTACTTGAAGGAAAGAATGATATACATATCGTTGGAGATGCCGCAGATGGCGATGAAGCCATTGCCAAGGCTCAAGAGTTGAAACCAGATGTGGTCTTGATGGATTTCAGCATGCCACCAGGCAAAGACGGTCTGACCGCTACCGCTGAATTGAAGAAATTGATGCCAGATGTCTCCATTTTGATACTAACCATGCATGACGATGAAGAATATCTGTTCCGTGCCATCCACGCGGGAGCATCCGGATATATACTCAAAAGTGCGCCGCATGAAGAATTGCTTGCTGCAATTCGTTCCGTAGCAGAGGGTAGCGCCTATCTGTACCCCAGTGCAACCAAGCGGCTGATGAGTGAATACCTGGACAAAGCCAAACAGGAAAACGCCGGACCGTATGACACGTTATCCGAGCGGGAGAAAGAGATTTTGTCCTGGATTGCCAAGGGTTACGCCAACAAGGAAATCGCCGAACATCTGATCATCAGTGTCAAAACGGTTGAATCCCACAAAAGCAATCTGATGGAGAAACTTGGCCTGCGTACACGACCGGAACTGGTGAAATTCGCCATGAAAAAGGGGTTGCTGAACTTTGAGTAG
- a CDS encoding PAS domain-containing protein, giving the protein MSSARKNRLSGLADQPVRLLLNEIDDHITDNEFRSRLKGSLHQLSDLKFALDESSIVALTDRKGKIQYVNDKFCEISQYEREELIGKDHRIINSGYHGKSFMKNLWETISSGKVWNGEILNRARDGSHYWVNTTIVPFLDNDGEPYQYLAVRSEVTKLKSVEAELQKMMSQVMNIQEEERRRISRELHDGIGQSLFSLVIQMDRLLADQPHPGVEALRKQVTGIMEDVRGMAWELRPSVLDDLGVVPAIRTYIENYTRHYGIEVDLECNLRKRLEMNREIAIYRIIQEALTNVAKYADVAEARVTIEDAENMTMVIIEDQGAGFSEATAGNGVGLFSMEERARGAGGTLRVSSEPGEGTTVTLLLPKTAQG; this is encoded by the coding sequence TTGAGTAGTGCACGCAAGAACAGATTAAGTGGACTCGCAGACCAGCCCGTACGCCTCCTGCTGAACGAAATCGATGATCACATTACCGATAATGAATTTCGCAGCAGGTTGAAGGGTTCCCTGCATCAACTGAGTGATCTGAAATTTGCCTTGGATGAATCCTCCATTGTAGCCCTGACAGACCGCAAGGGGAAAATCCAGTATGTGAATGATAAATTCTGTGAAATCTCGCAGTATGAGCGCGAGGAACTGATCGGTAAGGATCATCGAATCATTAATTCCGGATACCATGGCAAAAGCTTTATGAAAAACCTGTGGGAAACGATATCCTCAGGTAAGGTATGGAACGGGGAAATTCTCAATCGTGCCAGAGATGGCAGTCATTATTGGGTCAACACCACCATCGTGCCTTTCCTTGATAACGACGGGGAGCCATATCAATACCTGGCTGTACGCAGCGAGGTCACCAAGCTGAAATCCGTCGAAGCCGAATTGCAAAAGATGATGTCCCAAGTGATGAACATTCAGGAAGAGGAACGACGCCGGATCTCGCGTGAACTGCATGACGGGATTGGACAGAGTCTCTTCTCTCTGGTGATTCAGATGGATCGCCTGCTGGCAGACCAGCCTCACCCCGGGGTTGAAGCACTTCGTAAGCAGGTCACGGGTATCATGGAAGATGTACGCGGTATGGCATGGGAGCTGAGACCATCCGTTCTGGATGACCTGGGTGTTGTTCCGGCGATTCGTACGTATATCGAGAATTACACCCGTCACTACGGGATCGAAGTTGATCTGGAATGTAATTTGCGCAAACGATTGGAAATGAACCGGGAGATAGCCATCTACCGAATTATTCAGGAAGCCTTAACCAATGTCGCGAAGTATGCCGATGTTGCCGAGGCACGTGTTACTATAGAAGACGCTGAGAACATGACGATGGTTATTATTGAAGACCAGGGTGCTGGATTCAGCGAAGCAACCGCAGGCAATGGCGTTGGATTGTTCAGTATGGAAGAGCGTGCCCGTGGTGCAGGAGGAACGTTGAGAGTTTCTTCCGAGCCTGGCGAAGGGACCACCGTTACCCTTTTACTGCCCAAGACAGCACAGGGATAA
- a CDS encoding Lrp/AsnC family transcriptional regulator, with product MSEKRSSKGGEIPQMYNLDEMDRKIIAALHHNSRISYTDLGTQIGLSRVAVQARINALSEKGIIERFTVVINPGKVGLQVSAFFNVDVEPPFLDEVAEKLDEEPAVTSLYHMTGPSTLHMHGIFADMEEMEQFLLEKLYKMPGIVKVESQLLLKRYKSRMGMRL from the coding sequence ATGTCAGAGAAACGCTCCTCCAAGGGTGGGGAAATTCCACAAATGTACAATCTGGACGAGATGGATCGCAAAATCATCGCCGCGCTTCACCATAACAGCCGAATATCCTATACGGATCTGGGTACACAGATCGGGTTGTCACGTGTAGCAGTTCAGGCGCGCATCAATGCGTTATCCGAAAAAGGAATCATCGAACGCTTTACCGTTGTGATCAACCCTGGCAAAGTTGGGCTTCAGGTCTCGGCCTTTTTCAATGTCGATGTTGAACCGCCCTTCCTGGATGAAGTCGCTGAGAAACTGGATGAAGAGCCAGCCGTCACCAGCCTTTATCATATGACAGGCCCAAGTACCCTGCACATGCACGGTATTTTTGCGGATATGGAAGAGATGGAGCAGTTCTTGCTGGAGAAGCTCTATAAGATGCCGGGTATCGTCAAAGTGGAATCACAGCTATTATTGAAGCGTTATAAAAGCCGGATGGGCATGAGACTCTAG
- a CDS encoding chromate transporter — translation MGWKDYNGLVIGMVRTGILGYGGGPSVIPLIRYEAVTRYKWVSDEEFGEILAIANALPGPIATKMAAYLGYKTKGVLGAIVSVLAHILPTSIAIIALLGSMYALRESKVVAGMVAAVRPVIFVMLGMMAYEFAMKAWKGLGKVFAALFGVIAFVLLQLLDIHPGIVIAVFLGYGVFHLDLVQRFKSKGESDKGVS, via the coding sequence ATGGGTTGGAAAGATTACAACGGTCTCGTCATCGGAATGGTACGAACCGGAATTCTCGGATACGGCGGTGGTCCTTCGGTTATTCCGTTGATCCGTTACGAAGCCGTTACGCGTTACAAATGGGTCAGTGATGAGGAGTTCGGCGAGATTTTGGCTATCGCCAATGCCCTGCCGGGTCCCATCGCGACCAAGATGGCTGCATATCTCGGTTATAAAACCAAAGGTGTGCTGGGCGCGATCGTGTCCGTACTCGCTCACATTTTGCCGACAAGCATTGCCATCATTGCTCTGCTCGGTTCCATGTACGCGCTACGCGAGTCGAAAGTAGTAGCCGGCATGGTAGCCGCCGTTCGGCCAGTCATTTTTGTCATGCTGGGCATGATGGCTTATGAATTTGCCATGAAAGCCTGGAAGGGACTCGGTAAAGTTTTTGCCGCCCTATTCGGCGTAATTGCCTTTGTACTATTGCAGCTGCTGGATATCCATCCGGGGATTGTGATCGCGGTTTTCCTGGGATATGGTGTCTTTCATCTGGATCTGGTTCAGCGCTTCAAGTCCAAAGGCGAGTCCGATAAGGGGGTGTCCTAA
- a CDS encoding chromate transporter, translating into MLQTWWELFWGFFVANILGYGGGPASIPLMQEEIVNHYQWMTTEQFGDVLAIGNALPGPIATKIAAFVGYHVAGWFGAFIASFATIVPSATALIILLRLLNKHRTSPKVKGMTLLVQPVIAVLMILLTWEFGQLSTNSIGIWQTLIIAGISLWVMTKTKLHPAILIVIAFAYGALVLSHTM; encoded by the coding sequence ATGCTCCAGACCTGGTGGGAATTATTTTGGGGATTTTTCGTAGCAAACATCTTGGGATATGGGGGCGGTCCAGCTTCCATTCCGCTTATGCAGGAAGAGATTGTGAACCATTACCAATGGATGACCACAGAGCAATTCGGTGATGTACTGGCGATTGGTAACGCCCTTCCCGGGCCGATTGCAACCAAAATTGCTGCATTTGTCGGGTACCACGTAGCAGGCTGGTTTGGGGCATTTATCGCAAGTTTTGCCACAATCGTACCTTCCGCGACCGCACTAATTATATTACTTCGTCTGTTGAACAAACATCGTACTTCACCAAAAGTCAAAGGCATGACCCTACTCGTGCAGCCTGTTATCGCTGTACTCATGATTCTGCTTACATGGGAATTCGGTCAGCTATCCACCAATTCCATCGGCATCTGGCAGACGTTGATCATTGCAGGCATCTCGCTCTGGGTCATGACCAAGACCAAGCTGCATCCGGCCATTCTGATCGTAATCGCTTTTGCCTATGGTGCACTGGTACTGTCTCACACAATGTAG
- a CDS encoding Ig-like domain-containing protein, with protein sequence MMLKPRLTKYMVMMLVLMLSISNVGLAAAADKELSKIVVSKNEMSLEVGDSSSVTVTGVYSDNTSTNVTISSSWSTSDTSIATVYNGAITAKKEGTATITAAYQGQSQTVQVKVTKKVKALSKNVQSLDLRTGDTKEIILTATYSDNETNSAAASTAEWSTSDEKVATVVNGKVTGQSAGTAVITAKVGSQSVTVDVNVEVVKRVDVDKQQVNLLLNKSESVKVTATYPDGTTKDVTDLAEWTSSNEKVADVLKGEITGYSAGSAKITAKYGTKSVSVDVDVDLTSKLSVVKQSIFFRLSDTTKTANVVVTASYPNSSDVNVTDQATWTSSNEKVATVFKGQVTAISAGSTTIKATYSGKTVEVAVDVDTARYLDIKDVNDKLAMSVTGDNKSKTLVANAEYIDASTENVTSKATWTSSNPDVVYVSNGDLIAYKSGTATITVAYGGKTVKFTVNVDVADKYEMDKKKASVAVGGTTSAKVLALYGETSKDVSEDATWSSSSDKIAEVDSKGVITGVATGKVTITAKIEGKTLTLPVEVGMASGLEADVNFVVLSAKETQTILLTGTDEDGNTLDVTSEATWKSSNSRVAGCEKRRDHR encoded by the coding sequence ATGATGTTAAAGCCAAGATTGACCAAGTACATGGTGATGATGCTGGTGTTGATGCTGAGTATTTCCAACGTAGGCTTGGCCGCTGCGGCAGACAAAGAACTGTCCAAAATTGTGGTTTCCAAGAATGAGATGTCGCTCGAAGTTGGTGATTCCAGTTCCGTTACAGTGACAGGTGTATATTCTGATAATACATCGACAAACGTAACGATCAGTTCATCCTGGAGTACCAGTGATACTTCGATAGCAACTGTATATAATGGTGCAATTACAGCCAAAAAGGAAGGTACAGCGACGATTACCGCAGCTTACCAGGGTCAGAGTCAGACCGTTCAAGTGAAAGTGACGAAGAAGGTTAAAGCTCTTTCGAAAAACGTGCAAAGTCTGGACTTGCGTACGGGAGACACGAAAGAAATTATTTTGACAGCAACGTATAGTGACAATGAAACAAATAGTGCAGCAGCAAGTACCGCAGAATGGTCCACCAGTGATGAGAAGGTTGCTACCGTTGTGAATGGTAAAGTAACTGGACAAAGCGCAGGTACGGCAGTTATTACTGCGAAAGTTGGCAGCCAAAGCGTGACGGTGGATGTTAACGTTGAAGTGGTTAAACGTGTAGATGTAGATAAACAGCAGGTTAACCTGTTGTTGAACAAAAGTGAAAGTGTAAAAGTGACGGCTACTTATCCAGATGGCACAACCAAAGATGTAACCGATCTGGCGGAGTGGACATCCAGCAATGAGAAGGTCGCAGACGTTCTTAAAGGCGAAATTACAGGATACTCGGCAGGTTCTGCCAAGATCACAGCCAAATACGGTACGAAATCAGTATCCGTTGACGTGGATGTGGATCTGACGAGCAAACTGAGTGTGGTGAAACAAAGTATTTTCTTCCGTTTGAGTGATACAACCAAAACGGCTAATGTCGTTGTAACGGCTTCTTATCCAAACAGCAGCGATGTGAATGTAACCGATCAGGCAACATGGACATCCAGCAACGAGAAGGTTGCAACGGTATTCAAGGGACAGGTCACAGCGATTAGTGCAGGTTCAACAACGATTAAAGCAACCTACAGTGGCAAAACCGTAGAAGTTGCTGTGGATGTAGATACGGCAAGATATTTGGATATTAAAGATGTAAATGACAAACTCGCCATGAGTGTTACCGGTGATAACAAGTCTAAGACATTGGTAGCCAATGCCGAATATATTGATGCCAGTACAGAAAATGTAACTTCCAAAGCAACATGGACTTCAAGCAATCCAGATGTCGTATATGTATCAAACGGCGATCTGATTGCATACAAATCCGGTACGGCTACGATCACTGTAGCTTATGGCGGTAAAACGGTTAAATTCACAGTGAATGTAGACGTAGCAGACAAGTATGAGATGGACAAGAAAAAAGCATCGGTAGCTGTTGGTGGAACGACTTCGGCCAAAGTGCTGGCGTTGTATGGTGAAACATCCAAAGATGTATCTGAAGATGCAACTTGGAGCAGCAGCAGCGACAAAATCGCTGAGGTAGATAGCAAAGGGGTTATCACAGGTGTTGCTACAGGTAAAGTAACCATTACTGCGAAAATTGAAGGTAAAACACTGACTCTGCCTGTTGAAGTAGGTATGGCTAGTGGACTGGAAGCAGATGTGAACTTCGTTGTGCTGTCTGCCAAAGAAACACAAACCATTCTTCTGACAGGTACGGATGAAGATGGCAACACGCTGGATGTAACATCCGAAGCAACCTGGAAATCCAGCAACTCACGTGTAGCGGGATGTGAAAAAAGGCGTGATCACAGGTAA